The Listeria sp. PSOL-1 genome includes a region encoding these proteins:
- a CDS encoding antibiotic biosynthesis monooxygenase family protein has translation MNVGYGLITTFYAHQDQQTELANILFEAATILEDIPSCIEYVVGTSEENSESVTVLEVWADKGHQLASLDNENIKTIIERAKPLIREMKKDQELQLIGGKGL, from the coding sequence ATGAACGTAGGATACGGTTTAATTACGACTTTCTATGCACATCAAGACCAACAAACAGAGCTAGCTAACATTTTATTTGAAGCAGCAACTATTTTGGAAGATATACCATCTTGTATTGAATATGTCGTAGGAACTTCTGAAGAAAATAGCGAATCAGTAACTGTGCTAGAAGTATGGGCAGATAAAGGGCATCAGCTTGCTTCATTGGATAACGAAAATATCAAAACAATTATTGAAAGAGCAAAACCACTCATCAGGGAAATGAAGAAAGACCAAGAATTACAACTCATCGGTGGCAAAGGATTATAA
- the guaA gene encoding glutamine-hydrolyzing GMP synthase: MEDFIEQEKIIVLDFGSQYNQMITRRIREFGVYSELHPHTITASELKALNPTGIIFSGGPNSVYDEGAFRCDEDLFELGIPILGICYGMQLMTLHFGGKVEPAKDREYGKANVHLEIPNHLFAGIPHDQTVWMSHGDLVVEAPDHFDVVATSKHCPFASIVDEERKLYGVQFHPEVRHSEYGNDLLKNFTLNICGCKGDWSMENFIDVEIAKIKETVGNKKVLLALSGGVDSSVVGVLIHQAIGDQLTCIFVDHGLLRKGEADQVMATLQGEFQMNIIKVDAKERFLSKLAGVSDPEQKRKIIGNEFIYVFDDEASKLDGVEFLAQGTLYTDIIESGTATAQTIKSHHNVGGLPEDMQFKLIEPLNTLFKDEVRALGTELGMPDSIVWRQPFPGPGLGIRILGEVTEEKLEIVRNSDYILREEIKAAGLEREIWQYFTALPNIRSVGVMGDGRTYDHTVVVRAVTSIDGMTADWARIPWEILEKISVRIVNEVKHVNRVVYDVTSKPPATVEWE, from the coding sequence ATGGAAGATTTTATTGAGCAAGAAAAAATTATCGTTCTTGATTTTGGTAGCCAGTACAACCAGATGATTACAAGAAGAATTCGCGAATTTGGCGTGTATAGCGAGCTTCACCCCCATACAATTACAGCCAGTGAATTAAAGGCACTAAATCCAACGGGAATTATCTTTTCAGGCGGTCCAAACAGCGTTTATGACGAAGGCGCGTTTCGCTGCGATGAGGATCTATTTGAACTGGGGATTCCAATTTTAGGAATTTGCTATGGTATGCAGCTTATGACACTTCATTTTGGTGGAAAAGTAGAGCCAGCAAAAGACCGAGAATATGGTAAAGCAAACGTTCACCTGGAAATCCCAAACCATCTATTTGCTGGGATCCCGCATGATCAAACAGTCTGGATGAGTCACGGAGATTTAGTTGTAGAAGCCCCAGACCATTTTGACGTTGTCGCAACAAGCAAACATTGCCCTTTTGCTTCAATTGTAGATGAAGAACGTAAGCTATATGGTGTTCAGTTTCATCCAGAAGTCCGCCATTCTGAATACGGAAATGATTTATTAAAAAATTTCACTTTAAATATTTGTGGTTGCAAAGGCGACTGGTCAATGGAGAATTTCATTGATGTAGAAATCGCTAAAATCAAAGAAACAGTAGGCAACAAAAAGGTATTACTTGCTCTTTCTGGTGGCGTGGATTCTTCTGTTGTCGGCGTCTTGATTCATCAAGCCATTGGCGATCAATTAACTTGTATTTTTGTTGATCACGGCTTGTTAAGAAAAGGCGAAGCTGATCAAGTCATGGCGACCTTACAAGGTGAGTTTCAAATGAACATTATTAAAGTAGATGCTAAAGAGCGTTTCTTATCTAAACTAGCAGGTGTTTCTGACCCTGAGCAAAAACGTAAAATCATTGGGAATGAATTTATTTATGTCTTTGATGATGAAGCAAGCAAGCTTGATGGCGTAGAGTTTCTAGCTCAAGGAACACTTTATACAGATATTATTGAAAGCGGAACGGCCACTGCACAAACGATTAAATCGCATCATAATGTTGGCGGATTACCGGAAGACATGCAGTTTAAGCTAATTGAACCATTAAATACATTGTTTAAAGATGAAGTCCGTGCGCTTGGTACAGAGCTTGGTATGCCAGATAGCATTGTATGGCGTCAACCTTTCCCAGGCCCAGGTCTTGGTATCCGTATTTTAGGTGAAGTAACGGAAGAAAAACTTGAGATTGTCCGTAATTCTGATTACATTTTACGCGAGGAGATAAAAGCAGCAGGACTTGAACGAGAAATTTGGCAGTATTTCACTGCGCTACCAAACATTCGAAGCGTTGGTGTGATGGGAGATGGTCGAACATATGATCATACTGTTGTCGTGCGTGCAGTAACAAGCATCGATGGAATGACAGCTGATTGGGCCAGAATCCCATGGGAGATACTTGAGAAAATTTCGGTACGAATTGTAAATGAAGTGAAGCACGTGAACCGGGTAGTTTATGATGTGACGAGCAAACCGCCGGCGACTGTGGAGTGGGAATAA
- the nadE gene encoding ammonia-dependent NAD(+) synthetase, whose protein sequence is MLREKILAEMKVKPNIDPNEEIRRSIDFLKEYLKKHSFLKTLILGISGGQDSTLTGKLTQMAVDEIRAESGATDYQFIAVSLPYGNQLDEADRQDALAFIVPDKIMTINIKAAVDASEMTLKQAGIELSDFAKGNEKARERMKAQYSIAAMTNGAVVGTDHSAEAVTGFYTKYGDGGADVNPIFRLNKRQGRALLETLGCPKHLYLKKPTADLEDDKPGLPDEIALGVTYDQIDDYLEGKQVEQSAAEKIEYWYLKTQHKRHLAITIFDDFWK, encoded by the coding sequence ATGTTACGAGAAAAAATTTTAGCAGAAATGAAAGTGAAACCAAACATTGATCCTAACGAAGAAATTAGGCGTAGTATTGATTTTCTAAAAGAGTATCTCAAAAAGCATTCATTTTTAAAAACACTTATTCTTGGCATCTCTGGAGGACAAGATTCCACGCTTACTGGGAAACTTACACAAATGGCGGTTGATGAAATCCGAGCAGAATCAGGGGCAACTGATTATCAGTTTATTGCGGTTAGTCTTCCTTATGGCAATCAATTAGATGAAGCTGATCGTCAAGATGCACTAGCATTTATCGTTCCAGATAAAATAATGACAATCAATATCAAAGCAGCTGTTGATGCCAGTGAAATGACGCTAAAACAAGCGGGTATTGAACTATCTGATTTTGCAAAAGGAAATGAAAAAGCACGTGAGCGCATGAAAGCACAATATTCTATTGCAGCGATGACAAATGGCGCTGTGGTTGGTACCGATCATTCTGCAGAAGCTGTTACTGGATTTTATACAAAATATGGAGATGGCGGTGCAGATGTTAACCCAATTTTTCGCTTGAATAAACGCCAAGGTAGGGCACTTTTAGAAACATTGGGCTGCCCGAAACATCTCTATTTAAAGAAACCGACAGCTGATTTAGAAGATGACAAACCAGGTCTACCTGATGAAATAGCATTAGGCGTTACATATGATCAAATTGATGATTATCTTGAAGGAAAGCAAGTAGAACAAAGTGCAGCTGAAAAAATCGAGTATTGGTATTTAAAGACCCAGCATAAACGTCACCTAGCAATTACTATTTTTGATGATTTTTGGAAATAG
- a CDS encoding ribitol-5-phosphate dehydrogenase, whose protein sequence is MINQVYRLVSERQFEVANIDETLTDDVVVVRPTYLSICAADQRYYTGSRGKEILAQKLPMALVHEGVGEVVYDTKKEFPVGTKVVMVPNTPFDEDPIIAENYLRSSKFRSSGFDGLMQDNVFMRRDRLVTLPEDLDMSVAAFSELISVAMHALIRFETKANQNRSSFGVWGDGNLGFIMSLLLKNKYPEAKVYIFGKTPYKLDFFSFVDAAYNIDRIPEDLVIDQAFECAGGRGSQYAVSQIIDLIKPEGTISLLGVSEYPIEFNTRMVLEKGLTVYGSSRSGRVDFEETVDFLANNKRAVEYLARLVGELHDVRSIQDVIEAFEADLRSPWGKTVMSWNI, encoded by the coding sequence ATGATTAACCAAGTATATCGGCTCGTTTCAGAAAGACAGTTTGAAGTGGCTAATATTGATGAAACATTGACAGACGATGTTGTCGTTGTACGGCCAACCTATCTTTCTATTTGTGCCGCGGATCAGCGCTATTATACAGGTTCACGTGGAAAAGAAATTTTAGCACAAAAACTTCCAATGGCACTGGTTCATGAAGGTGTTGGGGAAGTTGTCTATGATACGAAAAAAGAATTTCCAGTTGGCACAAAGGTAGTTATGGTTCCAAACACGCCATTTGATGAGGATCCAATCATTGCTGAAAATTATTTACGCTCAAGTAAGTTTCGCTCTAGTGGGTTTGATGGTTTGATGCAGGATAATGTCTTTATGCGCCGCGATCGTTTAGTAACACTTCCTGAGGATCTTGATATGAGTGTAGCTGCGTTTTCTGAATTGATTTCTGTTGCTATGCACGCACTCATCCGCTTTGAAACAAAAGCCAATCAAAATCGTTCATCTTTTGGTGTTTGGGGTGACGGAAATCTTGGCTTTATCATGTCACTTCTTCTTAAGAATAAATATCCTGAGGCAAAAGTTTATATTTTCGGTAAAACACCGTATAAATTAGATTTCTTTTCTTTTGTCGATGCTGCGTATAATATTGATCGCATTCCAGAAGACCTGGTCATTGATCAAGCCTTTGAGTGTGCTGGTGGAAGAGGAAGTCAGTATGCAGTTAGCCAAATTATTGACTTGATTAAGCCAGAAGGTACGATCTCGCTTCTAGGTGTATCTGAGTATCCGATTGAATTTAATACACGAATGGTACTTGAAAAAGGCTTGACCGTTTATGGAAGCAGTCGTAGTGGTCGAGTTGATTTTGAGGAGACGGTGGACTTTTTAGCAAATAACAAGCGCGCTGTTGAATATTTAGCAAGGCTTGTTGGGGAGCTTCATGACGTGAGAAGCATTCAAGATGTCATCGAAGCATTTGAAGCAGATTTAAGAAGCCCATGGGGTAAAACCGTCATGTCCTGGAATATTTAA
- a CDS encoding CDP-glycerol:glycerophosphate glycerophosphotransferase: MNNMDLKEKRDCAISVIVPLYNVADIVLETLISIEKQTFHDYEVLLIDDGSTDETVTIVTDFIGKSNNFKLIKQENGGPAVARNHGLKLAKGEYICFVDSDDILPDFALQLMYEAAIKNEADLVTGATKRFNSETEWFIPSHIQYNIAKPGEKNILKNPELFYSIGPCAKLYHYTLIEGCFFPETIRYGEDQPFVLHALLNAQKIYTVEKVVYYYRFRDGENESLTQSVYKDPVQILQSVFDVFDFGEKEILKSNVPENIALEYYKRVSSVELWASLKASTESKDSHIQKTCYQMILTWFQSKSDKFLNLIPSFRYFLCFSTIERSAYIQKDVRDDYRALIAYLWEKQLPEAKAAFAKSYPLHYRAAMDIIDANNWKKAKRVSKRFIVRSKLKTPRLVQFFARKVLFKTASLLPRKNNLILATERSTSLEGNLLAIYDYMFERERKERIYVFLRKQRNWVEILQLYYVLGRAKTIVLDDYYNKIYGLKFNRKTNVVQSWHAAGAFKKFGFSALGAGDSNTEEFEERAHSPYSCVLSSSKNIIPQYAEAFNKKATEIIPVGVPRTDMFFDAEYKKYITEVYRKQYPILRHKKVILYAPTFRGGPDERKNYSVVMDVKKMKEELGNEYVLMLKFHPLIKNISLNIDHDDPFIMMMSPLGDINDLMLISDVLITDYSSVIFEYSIMTKPMFFFAYDVDHYFDERGFYFNYEEMIPGNIYKTTENLISAIKQSDYDYEKLARFREKFMSSIDGHSTERFVKKFIDNEEEL, encoded by the coding sequence ATGAACAACATGGATTTAAAAGAAAAAAGAGACTGTGCAATCAGTGTTATTGTACCTCTTTATAATGTAGCAGATATTGTTTTAGAAACATTAATAAGTATAGAAAAACAAACATTTCATGATTATGAAGTGCTTTTAATTGATGATGGCTCGACTGATGAAACAGTAACAATTGTTACTGATTTCATTGGAAAAAGTAATAATTTCAAACTAATTAAGCAAGAAAATGGAGGCCCAGCAGTTGCTAGAAACCACGGATTAAAACTAGCAAAAGGGGAATATATCTGTTTTGTCGATAGTGATGACATTCTTCCAGATTTTGCGCTTCAATTAATGTATGAAGCAGCCATTAAAAATGAAGCCGATTTAGTTACAGGTGCTACAAAGCGCTTCAATTCAGAAACTGAATGGTTCATTCCTTCCCATATTCAATATAATATTGCAAAACCAGGCGAAAAAAATATTTTGAAAAATCCAGAACTTTTTTACTCGATTGGCCCTTGTGCAAAATTATATCATTATACACTAATTGAAGGCTGTTTTTTTCCAGAAACGATTCGTTATGGGGAAGATCAACCATTTGTTTTGCATGCGCTCCTTAATGCTCAAAAGATTTATACCGTTGAAAAAGTCGTTTACTATTATCGTTTTCGTGATGGCGAAAACGAATCATTGACTCAATCTGTTTATAAAGATCCTGTCCAAATTTTACAATCTGTTTTTGATGTTTTTGATTTTGGCGAAAAGGAAATTTTAAAAAGTAATGTACCAGAAAATATTGCTTTAGAATATTATAAACGTGTTTCAAGCGTTGAATTATGGGCATCTTTAAAAGCTTCTACAGAAAGTAAGGATAGCCACATCCAAAAGACATGTTACCAGATGATTTTGACATGGTTCCAATCAAAATCTGATAAATTCTTAAATTTAATTCCTTCGTTTCGTTATTTTTTATGCTTTAGTACAATTGAGCGGTCAGCATACATTCAAAAAGATGTACGAGATGATTATCGTGCTTTAATTGCTTACCTGTGGGAAAAGCAATTACCAGAAGCAAAAGCTGCTTTTGCAAAATCATATCCACTGCATTATCGAGCAGCAATGGATATCATTGACGCCAATAATTGGAAAAAAGCCAAACGTGTTTCCAAACGCTTTATTGTGCGTTCAAAATTAAAAACACCGCGGCTTGTTCAGTTTTTTGCACGTAAAGTTTTATTTAAAACGGCAAGTTTATTACCACGAAAAAATAATCTTATCCTGGCTACTGAACGAAGCACTTCATTAGAAGGCAATTTGCTTGCGATTTATGATTATATGTTTGAACGTGAGCGCAAGGAGCGTATTTATGTATTTTTACGGAAACAAAGAAATTGGGTGGAAATACTTCAATTATATTACGTTCTTGGACGTGCTAAAACGATTGTGCTAGATGATTATTATAATAAAATTTACGGTTTGAAATTTAATCGAAAAACAAACGTCGTGCAATCATGGCATGCAGCAGGTGCATTTAAAAAGTTTGGTTTTAGTGCTTTAGGTGCGGGAGACTCCAATACAGAAGAATTTGAGGAAAGAGCACACTCTCCGTATAGTTGCGTTTTAAGTAGCTCAAAAAATATCATTCCTCAATATGCAGAAGCATTCAATAAAAAAGCTACCGAGATTATACCAGTTGGTGTTCCTAGGACGGATATGTTTTTTGATGCCGAATACAAAAAATATATCACAGAAGTTTATCGGAAACAGTATCCCATTTTGCGTCACAAAAAAGTTATTCTTTATGCGCCGACATTCCGAGGCGGTCCAGACGAACGGAAAAATTATTCTGTTGTAATGGATGTAAAAAAAATGAAGGAAGAATTAGGCAACGAGTATGTTTTAATGCTGAAATTTCATCCACTAATTAAAAATATTAGCTTAAATATTGATCATGATGATCCATTTATTATGATGATGAGTCCTCTAGGTGATATCAATGATTTGATGCTTATTAGTGATGTGCTCATTACAGATTATTCTTCTGTCATTTTTGAATACAGCATTATGACGAAGCCGATGTTTTTCTTTGCTTATGATGTAGATCATTATTTTGATGAACGAGGATTTTATTTTAACTATGAAGAAATGATTCCGGGAAACATCTATAAGACAACTGAAAACCTAATATCAGCCATTAAACAAAGCGATTATGACTACGAAAAGTTAGCACGATTTCGAGAAAAATTTATGTCCAGTATAGATGGACATTCTACTGAAAGATTCGTTAAGAAGTTTATTGATAATGAGGAGGAATTATAA
- the tagD gene encoding glycerol-3-phosphate cytidylyltransferase, with the protein MKKVITYGTFDLLHWGHIELLKRAKEMGDYLIVAISTDEFNQLKHKEAYHSFPHRKLILESIRYVDQVIPEENWDQKITDVKKYGIDLFVMGDDWRGEFDFLKDYCEVVYLPRTKGISTTQIKDDLK; encoded by the coding sequence ATGAAGAAAGTAATTACTTACGGAACATTTGATTTACTACATTGGGGCCATATTGAGCTGTTAAAAAGGGCAAAAGAAATGGGTGATTACCTAATCGTTGCCATTTCAACCGATGAATTTAACCAATTAAAGCATAAAGAGGCCTATCATAGTTTTCCGCATCGTAAATTGATTCTTGAATCCATTCGTTACGTTGACCAGGTCATTCCAGAAGAAAATTGGGATCAAAAAATTACCGATGTAAAAAAATATGGGATTGATCTTTTTGTTATGGGTGATGATTGGCGCGGCGAGTTTGATTTTTTGAAAGATTATTGTGAAGTTGTTTATTTGCCGCGGACAAAGGGTATTTCTACAACACAAATAAAAGATGATTTAAAGTAA
- a CDS encoding 2-C-methyl-D-erythritol 4-phosphate cytidylyltransferase, with the protein MIYAEILAGGKGTRMGNVSMPKQYLSLNDKPIIVHTVEKFILNARFEKIFVASPKEWMNHTEDILNKYIKDERVIVIEGGMDRNETIMSGIRFVEKNYGVQEDDVLITHDAVRPFLTHRIIEENIDAALKYGTVDTVITATDTIVESVNHEFITDIPVRDVMYQGQTPQSFNMKKIHQYYSELTAQQKEILTDACKISLLAGEKVRLVKGEIFNIKITTPYDLQVANAIVQERINHD; encoded by the coding sequence ATGATTTATGCTGAAATTCTTGCCGGGGGTAAAGGTACTCGGATGGGAAATGTAAGTATGCCAAAGCAGTATTTATCACTAAATGATAAGCCAATCATCGTTCACACCGTTGAAAAATTCATTTTAAATGCTCGTTTTGAAAAAATCTTTGTAGCTTCACCAAAAGAATGGATGAACCACACAGAAGATATTTTAAACAAATATATTAAAGATGAGCGTGTTATCGTTATTGAAGGCGGGATGGATCGTAATGAAACGATTATGAGCGGTATTCGCTTTGTCGAAAAAAATTACGGGGTTCAAGAAGATGACGTACTTATTACGCATGATGCAGTTCGACCATTTTTAACCCACCGAATTATTGAAGAAAATATTGATGCAGCTCTTAAATATGGAACGGTTGATACTGTTATAACAGCAACTGATACCATTGTTGAGTCAGTAAATCATGAGTTTATTACAGATATTCCTGTTCGCGATGTGATGTATCAAGGACAAACGCCACAAAGCTTTAATATGAAAAAAATCCATCAATACTATAGCGAGCTGACAGCGCAACAAAAAGAAATTCTTACCGATGCTTGTAAAATCAGCTTACTTGCTGGTGAAAAAGTTAGGCTTGTAAAGGGTGAAATTTTTAACATCAAAATTACGACCCCTTACGATTTACAAGTTGCTAATGCAATTGTACAGGAGCGGATAAATCATGATTAA
- a CDS encoding amino acid ABC transporter — translation MKKILIITYILFIISLILGFLGMNGQFDIFFNSFLASDWIILIIYAGIPLMTCLLFIYLLRFKKRGGLHILCLTISFLIFFTNTLSILIGIASTNIHA, via the coding sequence ATGAAAAAAATATTAATCATAACTTATATATTGTTTATCATTTCTTTAATTTTAGGATTTCTTGGAATGAATGGTCAGTTTGATATCTTTTTCAATTCTTTTTTAGCTAGTGATTGGATAATTTTGATTATTTACGCAGGAATTCCACTTATGACATGTCTCTTATTTATCTATCTTTTACGTTTTAAAAAAAGGGGGGGTTTACATATTCTCTGCCTGACTATATCTTTTCTTATCTTCTTTACAAATACCCTCTCCATTTTAATCGGGATTGCCTCTACCAATATACACGCTTAA
- a CDS encoding DUF5067 domain-containing protein, translating into MNGKLLVTVGSIAFLSVGLVACGNSETKKQNQDDKTETVAAPKAEAKDEVQFKNDVLKISLATIKLTGSEVLPPNKDYGEDKSSLVITYEFTNTSKKPLEPSTVFIACFKATQKTDATIEDLGLAVAPQEVKYEKMNAMANIEVQPGKTVQAVISYSINDTKKPVKLNATQGIGGKKLGSKTYKKSAAH; encoded by the coding sequence ATGAATGGGAAATTATTAGTTACAGTGGGAAGTATTGCTTTTTTAAGCGTGGGATTAGTAGCATGTGGCAATAGTGAGACAAAAAAACAAAATCAAGATGATAAAACAGAAACAGTCGCTGCTCCAAAAGCCGAAGCAAAAGACGAAGTTCAATTTAAGAATGATGTATTAAAAATTAGTCTGGCAACCATCAAATTGACTGGCTCTGAAGTCTTACCTCCTAACAAAGATTATGGCGAAGATAAGTCTTCTCTCGTTATTACATATGAGTTTACAAATACTAGCAAAAAACCGCTTGAACCTTCCACTGTTTTTATTGCTTGCTTTAAGGCAACCCAAAAAACAGATGCAACAATCGAGGACTTAGGGCTTGCAGTGGCACCTCAAGAAGTTAAATATGAAAAAATGAATGCTATGGCTAACATAGAAGTCCAACCTGGAAAAACAGTACAAGCTGTCATTTCATACTCGATAAACGATACCAAAAAACCCGTTAAATTAAATGCTACGCAAGGTATTGGTGGCAAGAAATTAGGCAGTAAAACTTATAAAAAAAGCGCTGCGCATTAA
- a CDS encoding nicotinate phosphoribosyltransferase has translation MNNQYNDDSLLLHTDLYQLNMMKAYFEDGIHERRSVFEVFFREMPFDSGFVVFAGLKRIINYMNKLQFTATDIAYLENELGFNGAFIEYLRHFKFKGTIRSVREGEFVFKTEPILQVEASLAEAQLIETALLNIINFQTLIATKAARIRMVAPDEQIAEFGTRRAQEMDAALWGARSAYIGGCDSTSNVRAGKVFGIPVSGTMAHAMIQAYRDEYTAFKSYAEAHHDVIFLVDTYDTLKSGIPNAIKVAQELQDKINFVGIRLDSGDMAFLSKKARQMLDEAGFTETKIFASSDLDEHTILSLKAQKAKIDNWGIGTKLITAYDQPALGAVYKMVAIADENDDLQDTIKLSSNTEKVSTPGKKKVYRIITSEQGPKAEGDYIALADETLKSVSELTMFHPVHTYITKTVTNFEAKELLIPIFIDGKQVYEEPELAEIKSYQEENLALLWDEYKRTIRPEQYPVDLSIKCWKNKMRNIEKVRKSVKQHSPVDLDIPF, from the coding sequence ATGAATAATCAATATAATGATGATAGCTTGTTGCTACATACAGATTTATATCAATTAAATATGATGAAAGCTTATTTTGAAGACGGGATTCACGAACGCAGAAGTGTCTTTGAAGTTTTCTTTCGAGAGATGCCTTTTGATTCAGGATTTGTCGTTTTTGCAGGACTTAAGCGGATTATTAACTACATGAATAAGCTTCAGTTCACAGCGACGGATATCGCTTATTTAGAAAATGAATTAGGTTTTAACGGAGCCTTTATTGAGTATTTACGTCATTTTAAGTTTAAAGGTACGATTCGTTCTGTTCGTGAAGGCGAGTTTGTTTTCAAAACAGAGCCAATTTTGCAAGTAGAAGCGAGCTTGGCTGAAGCACAGCTTATTGAAACAGCACTGCTTAACATTATTAATTTTCAAACATTAATCGCAACAAAGGCAGCAAGAATCCGCATGGTTGCTCCAGATGAACAGATTGCTGAGTTTGGAACACGCAGAGCCCAAGAAATGGATGCTGCACTTTGGGGAGCAAGGTCGGCTTACATTGGCGGATGTGATTCAACAAGCAATGTGCGTGCAGGTAAAGTTTTTGGGATTCCAGTATCTGGAACAATGGCTCATGCGATGATTCAAGCTTACCGTGACGAATATACAGCATTTAAAAGCTATGCTGAGGCTCATCACGATGTTATTTTTCTTGTTGACACATATGACACGTTGAAATCAGGGATACCAAACGCGATTAAAGTGGCACAAGAACTGCAGGATAAAATTAATTTTGTCGGCATCCGACTTGATAGCGGCGATATGGCTTTTCTTTCAAAAAAAGCACGACAAATGCTGGATGAAGCTGGGTTTACGGAAACAAAAATCTTTGCTTCAAGCGATTTAGATGAGCATACCATTCTTTCTTTAAAAGCCCAAAAAGCAAAAATCGACAATTGGGGTATAGGAACAAAACTAATTACGGCTTATGACCAGCCCGCACTAGGCGCTGTCTATAAAATGGTGGCAATTGCCGATGAAAATGATGACCTACAAGATACAATTAAATTATCAAGTAACACTGAAAAAGTTTCCACACCAGGCAAGAAAAAAGTTTATCGAATCATTACGTCTGAACAAGGACCTAAAGCAGAAGGAGATTATATTGCTCTTGCTGATGAAACCCTTAAGAGTGTGAGTGAGTTGACCATGTTTCATCCAGTGCATACTTACATCACAAAAACCGTGACGAATTTTGAGGCAAAAGAATTGCTTATTCCCATTTTTATCGATGGCAAACAAGTTTATGAGGAGCCAGAACTTGCTGAAATCAAATCTTATCAAGAAGAAAATTTAGCTCTGCTTTGGGATGAATATAAACGGACGATCAGACCTGAACAATATCCAGTTGATTTAAGTATTAAATGCTGGAAAAATAAAATGCGCAATATCGAAAAAGTACGAAAGAGTGTTAAACAGCATTCCCCAGTCGATTTGGATATCCCATTTTAA
- a CDS encoding CDP-glycerol glycerophosphotransferase family protein: MFVVKVFAKFFRCFKLRNKMVMLISFADNPEQITKKMEELGVTPETVIYYDPRLNPSIMTKPFTTMIPIKVTTILARLYHLSTAKVVIIDNYFPELAAVKWREGVTCLQIWHANGALKKFAWEDKSVPYRKKKEQERFKSVYQAFQYVVTGSDEMATIFKRSFLLDEKRILKIGVPSTDFFFNLNEMETSKHKVLKQFPNKKIILYAPTFRDHELNKATVLLDIKKMEEMLASDYILLLKLHPAITKELAISQNDFVKQVPNTFQMKDLLAACDILITDYSSSPFEFALLKRPIYFFTPDLEKYDQSRGLVSSFQNIIPGKIYRTTTDLAKGILNHEADLEKIAQFARTWNQYSNGHSSENIVRLVAEKLTKE; encoded by the coding sequence ATGTTTGTTGTAAAAGTTTTTGCGAAATTCTTCCGTTGTTTCAAGTTACGGAACAAGATGGTTATGTTGATAAGTTTTGCTGATAATCCAGAACAAATCACGAAAAAAATGGAGGAATTAGGTGTTACCCCAGAAACGGTGATTTATTATGATCCAAGATTAAATCCATCGATAATGACTAAGCCGTTTACAACGATGATTCCAATAAAAGTAACAACGATTCTTGCTAGGCTCTATCATTTAAGCACAGCAAAAGTGGTCATTATCGATAACTATTTTCCCGAACTTGCAGCAGTAAAGTGGCGCGAAGGCGTAACTTGTTTGCAAATTTGGCATGCAAATGGTGCGTTAAAAAAATTTGCTTGGGAGGACAAATCCGTTCCGTATCGTAAGAAAAAAGAGCAAGAACGTTTTAAAAGCGTGTATCAGGCATTTCAATATGTAGTTACCGGATCAGATGAGATGGCCACGATCTTTAAGCGCTCATTTTTACTCGATGAAAAGCGGATACTTAAGATTGGCGTACCAAGCACTGATTTCTTTTTTAACCTAAATGAAATGGAAACTAGTAAGCATAAGGTTTTAAAACAATTTCCTAACAAAAAAATCATATTGTATGCACCGACTTTTCGTGATCATGAATTAAATAAAGCCACTGTGCTACTTGATATTAAGAAAATGGAGGAAATGCTTGCATCTGATTATATCCTTTTACTTAAGCTTCATCCCGCCATCACAAAAGAATTAGCTATTTCTCAAAATGACTTTGTTAAGCAGGTTCCAAATACTTTTCAGATGAAAGACTTGCTTGCTGCTTGTGATATACTTATTACTGATTATTCTTCATCACCTTTTGAATTTGCACTACTTAAACGTCCTATTTATTTCTTTACACCGGATTTAGAAAAATACGATCAATCTCGTGGACTCGTTTCGTCTTTTCAAAATATTATCCCTGGGAAAATTTACCGAACAACCACCGATCTTGCAAAAGGTATTTTAAATCATGAAGCTGATCTTGAGAAGATTGCTCAGTTTGCGCGTACTTGGAATCAATATTCAAACGGGCATTCAAGTGAAAACATCGTTCGTTTAGTAGCTGAAAAATTAACAAAGGAGTAA